In Cloacibacterium caeni, a single window of DNA contains:
- a CDS encoding acyl-CoA thioesterase: protein MEKNAKTPAETRTIMTNIVLPNETNALGNMFGGELLSRMDRAAAIAAQRHSESTVVTASVNHVSFKYPIPEGGVVVVEAKVSRAFSTSMEIYCDVWLDNPITKEKIHTNEGIYTFVAVDKNNHPIPIPELIPQSDVEKARFDAALRRKELSLILSGKMKAQDSIELKKLFG from the coding sequence ATGGAAAAAAATGCGAAAACTCCTGCAGAAACCAGGACTATTATGACCAATATTGTGCTTCCCAATGAAACCAATGCATTAGGAAATATGTTTGGTGGTGAACTTCTTTCTAGAATGGATAGAGCGGCTGCTATTGCTGCGCAAAGACATAGTGAATCTACCGTTGTTACCGCTTCTGTCAATCATGTTTCGTTTAAATATCCTATTCCAGAAGGTGGTGTGGTAGTGGTAGAAGCCAAAGTTTCTAGAGCTTTTTCTACGTCTATGGAAATTTATTGCGATGTGTGGTTAGATAACCCAATCACCAAAGAAAAAATTCATACCAACGAAGGAATTTATACTTTCGTAGCAGTAGATAAAAATAACCATCCAATTCCTATTCCTGAGCTTATTCCGCAATCTGATGTTGAAAAAGCAAGATTTGATGCAGCACTTCGTAGAAAAGAACTTTCTCTAATTCTTTCGGGAAAAATGAAAGCTCAAGATTCTATAGAGCTTAAAAAGTTATTTGGTTAG